In Carbonactinospora thermoautotrophica, the genomic stretch GACGCAGCGTGCGCAGGGCCCGCGCCACCCGGCGTCGCGCCTCGACCATGCGGGTGCGGTAGTAGGAGGCGCGCGGCGAGCCGAGCCGCAGCGACCGTTCCTCGGGCGCGAACAGCACGAACCACTGCAGGGGCACGTGCCACGTCGAGGTCAGGATGCGGGGGCGCAGGTCGGCCTGTTCCGCCCGCCAGCGCTCGAAGTCGGCTTCAGCCTGCTCCTGCACGACCCGCGGCAGGCATACGTCCACGACCGTCTGCGGCAACTCCTGGCGGAACTCCTCCAGCGCCACCCATGAGCGCAGCCGCGTCTGCCAGGGGCAGATCAGCGTCTGGCCGTCCGCGGCGAGGACGAACGCCTCCTCGCTCTCCCGGGGCGGCACCATGATCGGCGGGGTGGCGACGAGGTGCCGCCGCGACTGCTCGTGCTCGGCGGCCAGCCCCACGGTCGGGTCCGGCAGGCCACGGGCCACGACGTAGTCCGCCCACTTCGTCCGCTCCGGCTCAGGGAAGGCCGACAACGGCTCGTACACGCGCAGATACGCGGCGTAAGGAATCAGGACGGAGGTACGCACGGAGGCATGGTCGCACGTCCGCCACCCGGTTGTGGCGATACCCCGCTCGGGGGACGAGCTTCCCCGAATCGACCGTGGTGCGAATATGGTCAACCACAAGACGCCCGTGCGGAAGCAAGCCAGCGGGCCGGATCGTCAGGAGTCACCACCGTGACCGAGACATCAGTGGATGGGGCCGTCTTCAGCCGTCACAGCGGCCATGAGCAGGTGGTTTTCTGCCAGGACGAGCAGTCGGGGTTGAAAGCCATCATCGGCATCTACTCCACCGCCCTGGGTCCCGCCCTCGGCGGCACCCGTTTCTACCCGTACGCCTCGGAAGCCGACGCCATCGCCGACGTGCTCGCCCTGTCCAAGGGGATGGCGTACAAGAACGCCCTCGCCGGCCTGGACCACGGCGGCGGCAAGGCCGTCATCATCGGCGACCCCGACCGGGACAAGACCGAGGCGCTGCTGCGCGCGTACGGCCGCTTCGTCGAATCGCTCAACGGGCGGTACATCACCGCGTGCGACGTCGGCACATATGTGCAGGACATGGACGTGGTGGCCCGCGAGTGCCGGTTCGTGACCGGCCGGTCGCCGGAGCACGGCGGCGCGGGCGACTCGTCGATCCTCACCGCGTTCGGCGTGTTCCAGGGCATGCGCGCGGCTGCGGAGTGGCTGTGGGGCTCGCCGACGCTGCGCGGCCGGCGGGTCGGGATCGCCGGTGTCGGCAAGGTCGGCCACCACCTGGTCGAGCACCTGCTCGAGGACGGCGCCGAGGTCGTGATCACCGACATCAACGAGCAGGCGATCGACCGGGTCCGGACCAGGCACCCGCAGGTGGATGTGGTCACGGACACCGACGCGCTGGTCCGCGCCGACATCGACGTGTACGCGCCCTGTGCGCTGGGTGGCGCGCTCGACGACGACACCGTGCCGGCGCTCACCGCCAAGATCGTCTGCGGCGCGGCGAACAACCAGCTCGCCCACGCCGGCATCGAGAAGATGCTGGAGGACCGCGGCATCCTGTACGCGCCGGACTACGTGGTCAACTCCGGCGGCGTGATCCAGGTGGCCGACGAGATCCACGGCTTCGACTTCGAGCGGGCCAAGAAGAAGGTGGCCGGCATCTACGACACCACGCTGCGGATCTTCCGGCTGGCCGCGGACGAGGGGGTGCCCCCGGCGGTCGCCGCCGATCGGCTGGCCGAGCGGCGCATGGCCGAGGTGGGCCGGCTGCGCGGCATCTACCTGCCTGGGCAGGCTTGATCGATCCCGGTGAGTCCGGGTGGTGGGACTACGCCGGAGTACGGCGCAACTGTACGCCTTTGGTGGGCCGGGTAAACTGGTATGGGACGTCTGCGGGA encodes the following:
- a CDS encoding Leu/Phe/Val dehydrogenase; translated protein: MTETSVDGAVFSRHSGHEQVVFCQDEQSGLKAIIGIYSTALGPALGGTRFYPYASEADAIADVLALSKGMAYKNALAGLDHGGGKAVIIGDPDRDKTEALLRAYGRFVESLNGRYITACDVGTYVQDMDVVARECRFVTGRSPEHGGAGDSSILTAFGVFQGMRAAAEWLWGSPTLRGRRVGIAGVGKVGHHLVEHLLEDGAEVVITDINEQAIDRVRTRHPQVDVVTDTDALVRADIDVYAPCALGGALDDDTVPALTAKIVCGAANNQLAHAGIEKMLEDRGILYAPDYVVNSGGVIQVADEIHGFDFERAKKKVAGIYDTTLRIFRLAADEGVPPAVAADRLAERRMAEVGRLRGIYLPGQA